Proteins co-encoded in one Arachis stenosperma cultivar V10309 chromosome 7, arast.V10309.gnm1.PFL2, whole genome shotgun sequence genomic window:
- the LOC130941604 gene encoding MADS-box protein AGL24-like: MVRQKIKIKKIDNITARQVTFSKRRRGIFKKAQELSVLCDAEVALIIFSATGRLFEYASSSMKDITARYAQHTHEISRSERPLELQLENVNNDELRKEVADKTHQLRQMKGEDFQGLNLQDLLQLEKALQTGLNRVIETKEKRIMDDIAALQKKGDELEQENKKLKQKMDIGMQEVVSSESLNNACSCISSAAPSSLEDHSSDTSLKLGLPFPN, from the exons ATGGTGAGGCAAAAGATCAAGATAAAGAAGATAGACAACATAACAGCAAGACAAGTAACGTTTTCAAAGAGGAGAAGAGGGATCTTCAAGAAAGCACAAGAACTTTCTGTGCTTTGTGATGCTGAGGTTGCTCTCATCATTTTCTCTGCCACTGGGAGGCTCTTTGAATATGCTAGCTCCAg TATGAAGGACATAACTGCAAGGTATGCTCAGCATACACATGAGATAAGTAGATCAGAAAGACCACTTGAACTGCAg CTGGAGAATGTCAATAACGATGAATTACGCAAGGAAGTTGCTGATAAAACCCACCAACTAAg GCAGATGAAAGGTGAAGATTTTCAAGGGCTGAACCTACAAGACTTACTACAACTGGAGAAAGCACTTCAAACAGGATTAAATCGCGTGATTGAGACAAAG GAAAAGCGGATCATGGATGACATCGCAGCACTTCAGAAAAAG GGCGACGAATTAGAACAAGAGAACAAGAAGTTAAAGCAAAAG ATGGATATTGGCATGCAAGAAGTGGTGTCATCGGAGTCACTAAATAATGCATGCAGCTGCATCAGTAGTGCCGCTCCTTCTTCTCTTGAAGATCATTCCTCTGACACATCTCTTAAGTTAGG GTTGCCCTTCCCTAATTGA